From a single Chitinophaga sp. Cy-1792 genomic region:
- a CDS encoding LysM peptidoglycan-binding domain-containing protein, with product MSIDQGKLEKVKIIAYSKPEMDDASKTGDFTAFINPESYQLNYKIEYNEGQGQGTSGKQQKFKAIAPDELALELLFDATGIIDDQPRDDIWNDVKTFKQLLTAYEGDAHEPRHFRVIWGPMLFAGRLTSLNITFKLFRPDGRPIRALCKVTFKSSIDDKKRVAKEDPLSPDLTHIRTVKSGDHISLKCYQQYEDPKYYFDIARANNLTNFRKLVPGAVIKFLPLSDA from the coding sequence ATGAGTATCGATCAGGGGAAACTGGAAAAGGTAAAGATCATCGCATATAGTAAACCCGAAATGGATGATGCATCCAAAACCGGTGATTTTACTGCCTTTATCAATCCGGAAAGCTACCAGCTTAACTATAAAATCGAATACAACGAAGGGCAGGGCCAGGGAACCAGTGGCAAACAACAGAAGTTCAAAGCCATTGCACCCGATGAACTCGCCCTGGAACTGTTGTTCGATGCTACCGGTATTATCGATGATCAGCCCAGAGACGATATCTGGAACGACGTCAAAACATTCAAACAGCTGCTGACAGCCTATGAAGGCGATGCACACGAGCCAAGGCATTTCCGTGTGATATGGGGGCCTATGCTCTTCGCCGGCAGGCTCACCTCACTGAATATCACCTTTAAGCTGTTCAGACCCGACGGACGCCCCATCAGAGCACTCTGTAAGGTAACCTTCAAAAGCAGTATCGATGACAAAAAAAGGGTAGCCAAAGAAGATCCGCTGTCGCCCGACCTGACGCATATACGTACAGTCAAAAGCGGCGATCATATCTCCCTTAAATGCTACCAGCAATACGAAGACCCCAAATATTATTTCGACATCGCCAGAGCCAATAACCTGACCAACTTCAGGAAACTCGTTCCCGGTGCTGTCATCAAATTCTTACCATTATCTGATGCCTGA
- a CDS encoding phage tail protein: MATYYPPVGFHFKVEFTGLTKNDNDTRFQAVSGLSVEYETEAVKEGGENRFEHTLPVRTKYPDLTLKRGMVLPGSPLFDWCMKAFQERSFAPSDVIITLLNEEHDPIRTWNVVKAWPKKWAVTELNAESSAIVIESLDLRYQYFTVK, encoded by the coding sequence ATGGCTACCTACTATCCGCCCGTAGGATTTCACTTTAAAGTGGAATTCACCGGCCTCACCAAAAATGATAACGATACCAGGTTTCAGGCGGTCAGTGGTCTATCAGTGGAATACGAAACCGAAGCCGTGAAAGAAGGTGGTGAAAACCGCTTCGAACACACACTGCCCGTACGTACCAAATATCCTGACCTGACGCTTAAAAGAGGAATGGTACTGCCAGGATCACCGCTCTTCGACTGGTGCATGAAAGCATTCCAGGAAAGGTCGTTCGCCCCTTCTGATGTGATCATCACCTTACTGAATGAGGAACATGATCCTATCCGCACCTGGAACGTAGTCAAAGCATGGCCCAAAAAATGGGCCGTGACGGAGCTCAATGCCGAAAGCAGCGCCATCGTTATTGAAAGCCTCGACCTGCGATACCAGTACTTTACCGTTAAATAA
- a CDS encoding phage tail protein, whose product MAEYPIPKFHFEVKWGDTTIGFTEVTGLDRQVDVIEYREGQSRDYNKVKMPGLQKSSNITMKRGTFPNRTEYFDWFKEVNHLGNVERRTITIKLLDENHQPVFTWTVLNAFPVKVQASDLKADANEVAVETIEIAHEGFFPVKA is encoded by the coding sequence ATGGCAGAATATCCAATTCCTAAGTTTCACTTTGAGGTTAAATGGGGAGATACCACCATCGGATTCACCGAAGTGACCGGCCTCGACAGACAGGTAGATGTAATCGAATACCGCGAAGGCCAGAGCAGAGACTATAACAAAGTGAAAATGCCAGGACTGCAGAAAAGCAGCAACATCACCATGAAACGAGGCACTTTCCCCAACAGAACAGAATACTTCGACTGGTTTAAGGAAGTAAATCATCTTGGCAATGTAGAACGCAGAACCATCACCATTAAACTGCTCGACGAAAATCATCAGCCGGTATTCACCTGGACAGTACTGAATGCCTTCCCGGTAAAAGTACAGGCCAGCGACCTCAAAGCTGATGCGAATGAAGTGGCGGTAGAAACGATAGAAATCGCACACGAAGGTTTCTTCCCGGTTAAAGCGTAA
- a CDS encoding phage tail sheath family protein yields the protein MLNLTTVKTPGVYIDEVPKFPPSIAAVETAIPAFIGYTQFAQNLSPDDLKYKPTKISSLADFELYFGIAAPVVITAVDLDATYKFLSATLSSQFYMYDSVSMFYANGGGDCYIVSIGYYTETPVKKVFTDAIDELEKYEEPTIILFPDATLLADTGLYDVQTATLLHCENMKNRIGLFDTARTDYQGDSLRNNIGINSLKYGAAYAPWINVALNKNVGFQQIYNSIKVAGTAKPISALSNDLTISKSIAQLQKLVADSTTIPPIFATITTTFNGLQLTFQAAASADKLKNLTPIADFLYSLANSLNGVATNTTYSDTVTTGAQNAINGITQTLMDLEDNEAEIFKKWPAYKVSTKLATAPLLKTINDHVPVASSNIPSTFTDDDAYNFVAGEFQDKFITINKFIQALLVDAIPQGLQSQSDALSSGFPVYKNILNGINNTPTALPPSGAIAGIYAFTDNNRGVWKAPANVSLNGGATPDHIYTATQLNNLNVDVLSGKSINAIRAFVGKGTLVYGARTLAGNDNEWRYISVRRFFCMVEDSVRYATQQFVFEPNDANTWVRAQSMIENFLTTLWRQGALQGATTDKAFYVSVGLGKTMTSLDILEGRMIIEIGMAAVRPAEFIILRFSHIMAQA from the coding sequence ATGCTCAATCTTACAACTGTCAAAACGCCGGGCGTGTACATAGATGAAGTGCCCAAGTTTCCACCTTCCATCGCAGCAGTGGAAACCGCTATCCCGGCATTTATCGGGTACACACAGTTTGCACAGAACCTCTCGCCGGATGACCTGAAATATAAGCCTACCAAAATTTCTTCCCTGGCAGATTTTGAATTGTATTTTGGTATCGCCGCTCCTGTTGTCATTACCGCAGTTGACCTGGATGCCACCTATAAATTTCTTAGCGCAACCCTTAGCAGCCAGTTTTATATGTACGATTCTGTCAGCATGTTCTATGCAAATGGCGGGGGCGACTGCTACATCGTTTCCATCGGATATTATACAGAAACACCCGTCAAAAAAGTTTTTACTGATGCCATAGATGAGCTCGAAAAATATGAAGAACCCACCATCATACTTTTTCCCGACGCAACTTTGCTGGCAGACACCGGCCTCTATGATGTACAAACAGCCACACTCCTGCACTGCGAAAACATGAAAAACAGGATAGGGCTGTTCGATACCGCCCGTACCGATTACCAGGGCGACAGCCTCCGTAACAATATCGGTATCAACAGCCTCAAATACGGCGCTGCATACGCACCATGGATAAATGTGGCACTAAATAAAAATGTAGGCTTCCAGCAGATCTATAACTCAATTAAAGTGGCAGGCACCGCAAAGCCTATCAGTGCACTCAGCAACGACCTTACCATTTCAAAAAGTATAGCACAACTACAAAAACTCGTTGCCGACAGTACAACTATCCCGCCAATATTCGCGACTATTACCACCACGTTTAACGGCTTACAACTGACCTTCCAGGCAGCAGCCTCCGCTGATAAATTAAAGAACCTGACGCCCATCGCCGACTTCCTCTATTCACTGGCAAATTCATTGAATGGTGTAGCCACCAACACTACGTATAGCGATACCGTGACTACCGGCGCCCAAAACGCCATTAATGGCATCACACAAACACTGATGGACCTGGAAGATAATGAAGCCGAAATTTTTAAGAAATGGCCCGCATATAAAGTGTCAACGAAGTTAGCAACAGCGCCACTGCTGAAAACGATCAATGATCACGTACCTGTGGCCTCTTCCAATATCCCCTCCACCTTTACCGACGACGATGCCTATAACTTCGTTGCTGGTGAATTCCAGGATAAATTCATTACCATCAACAAATTTATCCAGGCACTATTGGTGGATGCCATACCGCAAGGATTGCAGTCCCAATCTGATGCACTTTCCAGCGGCTTCCCCGTATATAAAAATATCCTTAACGGCATCAACAACACCCCTACTGCGCTGCCACCAAGTGGTGCCATCGCAGGCATCTATGCCTTTACCGATAATAACCGCGGCGTATGGAAAGCACCGGCCAATGTCAGCCTCAACGGCGGCGCCACTCCTGACCACATCTATACGGCCACTCAGCTAAACAATCTCAATGTTGATGTACTATCCGGCAAATCCATCAACGCCATCCGCGCCTTTGTAGGCAAAGGAACACTCGTATATGGTGCGCGCACACTCGCCGGCAATGATAATGAATGGAGATATATCAGCGTACGCAGATTTTTCTGTATGGTAGAAGATAGCGTACGTTATGCCACCCAGCAGTTTGTATTCGAACCAAACGATGCCAATACCTGGGTACGCGCACAATCAATGATCGAAAACTTCCTCACCACCTTATGGCGGCAGGGAGCCCTGCAAGGCGCTACCACAGACAAAGCTTTCTACGTATCCGTAGGCCTGGGCAAAACCATGACCTCACTCGATATACTCGAAGGCCGCATGATAATAGAAATCGGCATGGCTGCTGTACGCCCCGCAGAATTCATCATCCTGCGCTTCTCTCATATAATGGCACAAGCCTGA
- a CDS encoding DUF4255 domain-containing protein, which produces MLIEALKEIKKAINVAIPEPTFDFGYAALPTNQAGVTLSVLNLKEEPTLKNNAYSRVNNTSLKTEYFNPYVYLNVYLLFCSTRTPYLTAVEDIAKIIRKLQEQSTFSVTYGPDIYKINLSIYSPTFEDMNHIWGVLGGKVYPNVIYIMRVAELKSEKPVTTGDGVIENIGQKYNVIQPKQ; this is translated from the coding sequence ATGTTGATTGAAGCACTTAAAGAAATAAAAAAAGCCATTAATGTCGCGATTCCCGAGCCAACCTTTGACTTTGGTTATGCGGCCCTGCCAACCAATCAGGCAGGAGTAACACTTTCTGTGCTCAATCTGAAAGAAGAGCCTACACTAAAAAACAACGCCTATTCCAGGGTAAATAACACTTCCCTGAAAACAGAATATTTCAACCCATATGTATACCTGAATGTATACCTGCTATTTTGTTCTACCCGCACTCCGTATTTGACAGCGGTAGAGGATATCGCTAAAATCATCCGCAAGCTGCAGGAACAAAGTACCTTCTCTGTAACATATGGGCCCGACATATACAAAATAAATCTCAGTATATATTCCCCGACTTTCGAAGACATGAACCATATCTGGGGTGTACTGGGAGGTAAAGTTTACCCGAACGTTATCTATATCATGCGCGTGGCAGAATTAAAGAGCGAAAAACCTGTTACCACAGGAGACGGCGTCATCGAAAACATCGGGCAGAAATACAATGTCATTCAACCCAAACAATAA
- a CDS encoding PAAR domain-containing protein produces the protein MSMPAATIGDMHVCPHGGGPIIGPGCPTVLIGGKPAAVMGDTCVCPFAPDAIIIGSLTVFIGGKPAARLGDLTAQGGSIVLGAPNVLIG, from the coding sequence ATGTCAATGCCGGCTGCTACCATCGGCGATATGCATGTATGTCCTCATGGCGGTGGTCCTATCATTGGGCCAGGATGCCCGACTGTACTGATCGGCGGTAAACCTGCTGCGGTCATGGGGGATACCTGTGTATGTCCGTTCGCACCAGATGCCATTATCATTGGCTCTCTAACTGTATTTATTGGAGGCAAACCCGCTGCACGCCTGGGTGACCTCACTGCTCAGGGTGGCTCCATTGTACTGGGAGCCCCGAATGTACTGATTGGATAA
- a CDS encoding class D beta-lactamase gives MPINNQSSRHTIKIIFCIVLLFICSSAAAQHDYQQLFKDCHVTGSTTVYDYKQQRWIFTDSTDANKASLPASTFKIINLLIALETGTIKTENDTVRWPGSTDTTKYGYRPDIYHDMSVKEAFQVSAGWAFVELAKRIGREKYRYYLKKCNYGNNQLDEKDADFWNFGAFGITPVNQIGFLKNVYEDKVPFSKRNIRILKDVMITEKTPQYTIHSKTGWTRPDGYDMGWWTGYVETTDNVYFFATRIWKERKIVNDNFSKCRQQITKSILKDIQAIR, from the coding sequence ATGCCGATAAATAATCAATCATCACGCCATACCATAAAAATTATCTTCTGCATCGTATTGCTCTTCATTTGCAGCAGCGCAGCAGCACAGCACGACTACCAGCAGCTTTTCAAAGACTGTCATGTTACCGGGAGCACCACGGTATATGACTATAAGCAACAGCGATGGATTTTTACTGATTCCACTGATGCCAACAAAGCTAGTTTGCCCGCTTCTACCTTTAAGATCATCAATCTGTTGATCGCATTGGAAACCGGCACCATCAAAACAGAGAATGATACTGTGAGATGGCCTGGAAGCACTGATACTACGAAATACGGTTACAGACCCGATATCTACCACGACATGTCTGTAAAAGAAGCGTTCCAGGTATCCGCAGGATGGGCATTCGTAGAACTCGCCAAACGCATTGGAAGAGAGAAATACAGGTATTATCTCAAAAAATGCAACTATGGAAATAATCAGCTGGACGAGAAGGATGCAGACTTCTGGAACTTCGGTGCATTTGGAATCACCCCTGTTAACCAGATAGGATTTTTAAAAAATGTGTATGAAGATAAAGTACCATTTTCAAAACGGAATATTCGTATACTCAAAGACGTGATGATTACGGAGAAAACACCGCAGTACACGATTCATTCGAAAACCGGATGGACCCGCCCTGATGGCTATGATATGGGATGGTGGACTGGTTATGTGGAAACAACAGACAATGTATATTTTTTTGCTACACGCATCTGGAAAGAAAGAAAAATTGTGAATGATAATTTCAGCAAATGCAGACAGCAGATTACAAAATCGATTTTAAAAGATATTCAGGCAATCAGATAA
- a CDS encoding TlpA disulfide reductase family protein, which yields MKKYFVYAILLLSTQQALAQHHTPITPGQPAAGRDTTFSVDLSGSALAGHSGLYTIVSAEAKQMHLSTDTLLLTAGKKKNIYLFSLRLPDDAVVLTASIYDGKSTDDNNGHGYIFPVMSVGKAKPYAWYRMSQLMLGAGGGKKDITAAVRYMQQEIDNNPAAEAEFRQQYFNMLVNSPEPEHKALLIKKLLAYTTSNEQELTMNQQYLEYLQQKTAADSLGQLLEQRFPNGMYVQRRQMNAIRKAGSWQEQQQLFHDFIARFPEPAGQQNYEYGALYKSMIQGAATAGDSSALQQYITRIHNNADKVSAYVSAATSRPQQAMYWLLQGIAATDTTKGYINWEAYTNAAKLYLQQKKLPDAIALSTIVYAHTKNKESILLMAQTQAAAGDSAAALQPLETAVTSGQSSTYIRQLLQDIYIRQHPAADFNAYYKTLQPITASSEHSREIQAAALNEKIADICIKDINGKKLDIASLKGKVVVLDFWATWCKPCIQSFPAMQQVMQQHPEVVFLFVATFETGDALQKVKSFTKEKSFPFRYYIDEKADNGPGFKAFNHYKVSSVPYKVILDKAGNIRFRTNGFDGNDDALINELNSMIQFLK from the coding sequence ATGAAGAAATATTTCGTTTATGCTATCCTGTTGTTATCCACGCAGCAGGCCCTGGCACAACATCATACACCTATTACACCGGGACAACCTGCAGCGGGCCGCGATACCACCTTTTCGGTGGACCTCAGCGGCTCCGCCCTTGCAGGGCATTCCGGGTTATATACAATCGTATCCGCAGAAGCAAAACAAATGCACCTCTCTACAGATACCTTGTTATTAACTGCTGGTAAAAAGAAAAACATATACCTCTTTTCTCTCCGGCTCCCGGATGATGCCGTAGTGCTTACCGCCAGTATATACGACGGTAAATCTACAGACGACAACAACGGTCACGGCTATATTTTTCCGGTGATGTCAGTAGGAAAAGCGAAGCCTTATGCCTGGTACCGGATGTCGCAGTTAATGCTGGGTGCCGGCGGTGGAAAGAAAGATATCACAGCAGCGGTACGTTACATGCAGCAGGAAATTGACAACAACCCTGCTGCTGAGGCGGAGTTCAGGCAACAGTATTTCAATATGCTCGTCAATTCTCCTGAACCGGAACATAAAGCGCTGCTGATAAAAAAACTGCTGGCCTATACTACCAGCAACGAGCAGGAGCTCACCATGAACCAGCAGTACCTGGAGTACCTGCAACAAAAAACGGCCGCAGATTCACTAGGGCAGCTGCTGGAACAACGCTTCCCCAACGGTATGTACGTACAACGCCGCCAGATGAACGCCATCAGAAAAGCCGGCAGCTGGCAGGAGCAACAGCAGCTGTTCCATGATTTCATTGCGCGCTTTCCGGAGCCTGCCGGCCAGCAAAACTACGAGTATGGCGCACTCTATAAATCCATGATACAAGGCGCCGCTACTGCCGGGGACAGTAGTGCCCTCCAACAGTATATTACCAGGATACACAACAACGCCGACAAAGTCAGTGCCTATGTATCCGCAGCAACAAGTCGGCCGCAGCAAGCCATGTACTGGCTGCTGCAAGGCATTGCCGCCACGGACACCACCAAAGGATATATTAACTGGGAAGCCTACACGAATGCTGCAAAATTATATTTACAGCAAAAAAAATTACCTGATGCAATAGCATTGTCAACTATCGTATATGCACATACGAAGAATAAGGAAAGCATCCTGCTGATGGCGCAAACACAGGCCGCCGCCGGCGATAGCGCCGCTGCACTTCAACCCCTGGAAACGGCCGTCACATCCGGACAATCATCTACCTATATCAGACAGCTATTGCAGGATATCTACATCCGTCAGCACCCTGCAGCTGATTTCAACGCCTACTATAAAACATTGCAGCCCATCACCGCCAGCAGTGAGCATAGCAGGGAAATCCAGGCGGCTGCATTGAATGAAAAAATTGCAGACATCTGCATAAAAGATATCAACGGAAAAAAACTGGACATCGCCTCACTCAAAGGAAAGGTAGTAGTGCTGGACTTCTGGGCCACCTGGTGCAAACCATGTATACAGTCGTTTCCCGCCATGCAACAGGTCATGCAACAACATCCTGAAGTAGTATTTCTTTTCGTAGCCACCTTCGAAACCGGTGATGCGCTGCAAAAGGTGAAAAGTTTTACCAAGGAGAAATCCTTCCCTTTTCGCTACTACATAGATGAAAAAGCGGATAACGGACCCGGATTCAAAGCATTTAATCATTATAAAGTCTCCAGTGTACCATATAAAGTTATCCTCGACAAAGCGGGCAATATCAGGTTCCGTACCAATGGCTTCGATGGTAATGACGACGCACTCATTAATGAATTAAATAGTATGATACAGTTTTTGAAATAA
- a CDS encoding TlpA disulfide reductase family protein has translation MLITILKNTRTIFLTTMLAASLLAFRSQPKQPEFTINGIIPNADNIAVSLVRDPYGDAETLVIDTIHQGNFRLKCTVKEIMNVSLVYSQGRTRFTYPVILEPGKVTFRLLPTGLSQVTGAKYNNWILGYQRDSSYVQTDREVFKMRQPDAPKNADAEWQGIQKFMERFDIRSKYLVKILHNGKDKSAAVIAAVMLELEPDREATMKVVDAAAPQLGDSSFIVRQARRMNKAQAEMIARRQGKMIGEPFIDFTLPDVNGRHVRLADAVNANKYTLLQFWASWCVPCRAEIPELKSLYQSFHSKGLEIVSFSMDNNKVAWQKASEKEALNWPNVSDLLADKSPVIKSYPVNGIPANVIIDQQGKIVASNLTGKDLEEKIKALFR, from the coding sequence TCACCATCAACGGCATTATACCCAACGCAGACAATATCGCTGTATCCCTCGTAAGAGACCCATACGGCGACGCGGAGACGCTGGTGATAGACACCATCCACCAGGGGAATTTCCGCCTGAAATGCACCGTAAAAGAAATAATGAACGTATCCCTGGTATATAGCCAGGGAAGAACCAGGTTTACCTACCCGGTGATACTGGAGCCGGGAAAAGTAACCTTCAGGCTCCTGCCTACAGGACTGTCGCAGGTAACCGGTGCCAAATACAACAACTGGATACTTGGCTACCAACGGGATAGCAGCTACGTGCAAACAGACAGGGAGGTATTTAAAATGCGGCAGCCGGATGCCCCTAAAAATGCAGATGCCGAATGGCAGGGTATACAAAAGTTCATGGAACGATTCGACATCCGCAGTAAGTATCTCGTGAAGATACTCCACAACGGAAAAGATAAATCTGCTGCCGTGATAGCCGCCGTGATGCTGGAACTGGAGCCCGACCGCGAAGCCACCATGAAAGTAGTAGACGCCGCTGCCCCGCAACTGGGCGACAGCAGCTTTATCGTCCGCCAGGCAAGGCGCATGAACAAAGCACAGGCAGAAATGATCGCACGCAGACAGGGAAAAATGATCGGTGAACCATTCATTGATTTTACACTACCTGACGTCAATGGCAGGCATGTTCGTTTAGCCGACGCCGTGAATGCCAATAAATATACCCTGTTACAGTTCTGGGCTTCCTGGTGCGTGCCTTGCAGAGCTGAAATCCCGGAGCTGAAATCGCTCTACCAAAGCTTTCATTCCAAAGGACTGGAAATAGTGTCTTTCTCTATGGACAATAACAAAGTAGCCTGGCAGAAAGCATCTGAAAAAGAAGCACTCAACTGGCCCAATGTCTCCGACCTCCTGGCAGATAAGAGCCCGGTGATTAAAAGCTATCCTGTAAACGGTATTCCTGCCAATGTCATCATCGACCAGCAGGGAAAAATTGTAGCCAGCAATTTAACAGGAAAGGATTTGGAAGAGAAAATAAAAGCTTTATTCAGGTAA